A DNA window from Piliocolobus tephrosceles isolate RC106 chromosome 9, ASM277652v3, whole genome shotgun sequence contains the following coding sequences:
- the ARMS2 gene encoding LOW QUALITY PROTEIN: age-related maculopathy susceptibility protein 2 (The sequence of the model RefSeq protein was modified relative to this genomic sequence to represent the inferred CDS: inserted 1 base in 1 codon; deleted 1 base in 1 codon; substituted 1 base at 1 genomic stop codon), whose product MWSMWFSLSYVADPQKAVTDGAYKGRREAHTLSSEAGEDEFEVLEEHGVTPGRSWAMLGGAERGAPDSRRVIAPLSPRHVPVLYVLHLHPGPTVTEAEGKGGPEMASLFSSAVPVSFISTXREPVLDTGVGGEGASDRQRSKLSLSHSKIPAAKIHTELYLPAFFSLAGTSSVLRQQPXHHLTLSIIHTAAR is encoded by the exons ATGTGGAGCATGTGGTTCTCGCTCAGCTATGTGGCTGACCCACAGAAGGCAGTCACGGATGGAGCttataaaggaaggagagaggcccATACACTGAGCTCAGAGGCAGGAGAGGATGAGTTTGAAGTGCTTGAGGAACACGGAGTGACCCCAGGAAGGAGCTGGGCCATGTTAGGTGGAGCTGAGAGAGGAGCCCCAGATTCAAGGAGA GTGATAGCACCTTTGTCACCACGTCATGTCCCTGTACTCTACGTGCTGCATCTACACCCAGGACCGACGGTAACTGAGGCGGAGGGGAAAGGAGGGCCTGAGATGGCAAGTCTGTTCTCCTCGGCGGTTCCTGTGTCCTTCATTTCCA CGCGAGAGCCTGTGCTGGACACTGGAGTTGGTGGAGAAGGAGCCAGTGACAGGCAGAGGAGCAAACTGTCTTTATCACACTCCAAGATCCCAGCTGCTAAAATCCACACTGAGCTCTACTTACCAGCCTTCTTCTCTCTTGCCGGAACCTCCTCTGTACTCAGA CAGCAGCCTTAGCACCACCTCACACT atctatcaTCCACACTGCAGCAAGGTGA